The Sphingobium sp. JS3065 genome includes a region encoding these proteins:
- a CDS encoding SMP-30/gluconolactonase/LRE family protein, whose protein sequence is MKIERLGSVRSVLGEGPYWDVIDQLLYFVDIRECRIWCYDPAAGRFRNWTTPKQPAAITRVAGGGFVVALADGFYKFDTGTGHFTPLAQVAGLGTIEQLNDAKVDRQGRFVAGGTSKAREPIASIYSFDGETVNMLDTGFTICNGPCWSVDGGTFYLADTIPNKIYAYDYATQTGEIGGKRLLVDCADIGGLADGATVDAAGRIWMAFCGQGKIACFNPDGTVERILDTGVKWVSSVQFGGRDLDRLFVTSFDPAAVAGRPADDPSGYLYVIDGLGATGLPEPLGRCMT, encoded by the coding sequence TTGAAAATCGAGCGGTTGGGAAGCGTGCGGTCTGTGCTGGGCGAAGGTCCCTACTGGGATGTGATCGACCAGCTCCTCTACTTTGTTGACATAAGGGAATGCCGGATTTGGTGTTATGATCCGGCAGCAGGGCGCTTCCGGAACTGGACGACCCCCAAGCAGCCCGCCGCGATAACACGCGTTGCCGGTGGCGGATTTGTCGTGGCCCTTGCCGATGGTTTTTACAAATTCGATACCGGCACGGGGCATTTCACGCCGTTAGCGCAAGTCGCAGGCCTTGGTACAATAGAGCAGTTGAATGACGCCAAGGTTGATCGACAGGGCCGCTTTGTGGCCGGCGGGACGTCAAAGGCAAGAGAACCGATTGCCTCGATATACAGCTTCGATGGCGAAACCGTGAACATGCTCGATACCGGATTCACAATCTGCAACGGTCCCTGTTGGAGCGTTGATGGAGGAACATTCTATCTTGCAGATACCATCCCGAACAAAATTTACGCCTACGACTATGCTACGCAAACCGGCGAGATTGGCGGCAAACGTCTGCTTGTCGACTGCGCCGATATTGGCGGGCTCGCCGATGGGGCGACTGTAGATGCTGCGGGCAGGATCTGGATGGCATTCTGCGGCCAAGGCAAGATTGCCTGCTTCAATCCCGATGGAACTGTCGAACGCATCCTCGACACGGGCGTGAAATGGGTGTCCAGCGTCCAGTTCGGCGGTCGCGATCTGGACCGGCTGTTCGTGACTAGCTTTGATCCGGCGGCCGTCGCAGGCCGGCCCGCCGACGATCCCAGCGGGTATCTTTACGTCATTGACGGACTGGGGGCAACTGGGCTGCCAGAGCCGCTCGGGCGCTGCATGACGTAG
- a CDS encoding flavin reductase family protein: MIDQFRNALRGLARSVVIISAAEAGVRYAMSATAFCEVSMAPPSLLISVNKSASISPVLLRGNAFAVNILPSGQEDLANRCAGAAKGEERFATHDWKMSKEGVPFLADCQASLVCQNDTNLDYGTHVIFVGRVLEVFGDGTRDPLIYLDGRYAQASA; the protein is encoded by the coding sequence ATGATTGATCAATTTCGAAATGCTTTGAGAGGCCTTGCGCGCTCAGTCGTTATCATTTCAGCGGCGGAGGCAGGTGTGCGATACGCTATGTCTGCTACCGCATTCTGCGAGGTCAGCATGGCCCCGCCGTCGCTGCTGATCTCGGTCAACAAGAGTGCCTCTATATCTCCGGTGCTACTCCGGGGGAATGCTTTCGCTGTCAACATTCTTCCGAGCGGGCAAGAGGATCTGGCTAATCGCTGTGCCGGAGCTGCCAAGGGCGAGGAGCGCTTTGCGACGCACGACTGGAAGATGTCCAAGGAGGGGGTTCCATTCCTTGCAGATTGTCAAGCCTCGCTGGTTTGTCAGAATGACACCAATCTGGACTACGGCACACATGTGATTTTTGTCGGGCGTGTCCTGGAAGTCTTCGGCGATGGCACGCGAGATCCGCTGATCTATCTTGACGGGCGCTACGCCCAAGCTTCGGCTTGA
- the tnpC gene encoding IS66 family transposase produces the protein MSATAADLPDDVATLKAMVLAGLDREARMQHIIDHITRTTFGKRSEKLSEDQLALAFDDLDVARAELEALGEQAAGQKKERARRESGTARASLPAHLTRIEEVILPDEKECPCCGGALHCIDSDISSRLDVIPVQYRVIVTSRPRMACRACSEGVFQAPAPKHVVPGGLPTEALIADVLVKKYADHMPFYRQAQALRRQGIEVDRGTMCNWAGRAAAWLGRLTSRMKVDLLSGARLFVDETTAKVLAPGTGKVKTGYLWAIARDDGAHGGTDPPAVAYTYMPGRGKVWAEKLLGDFTGIVQCDGYGAYKHIEAPDRKGGPGTLAFCWAHVRRGFFDDAKGGNAPVADEALRRIASLYKIEARIRGSSPEHRLAVRQAESAPIIADMRPWLEEMLPKLPRSSNTAEAIGYTLNHWKGLVRFLEDGRIELDNNTVERSIRPLTLQRKNALFTGHDLGAENWATFASLIETCKLSGINPQAYLTDVLARIVLRGDADPIDDLLPYNWLDSRTPVSAVIDQAA, from the coding sequence ATGTCCGCCACGGCAGCCGACCTTCCCGACGATGTCGCCACCCTCAAGGCGATGGTCCTGGCCGGCCTCGATCGTGAAGCCCGGATGCAGCATATCATCGACCATATCACCCGCACGACCTTCGGGAAACGGTCGGAGAAGCTGAGCGAAGATCAGTTGGCGCTTGCCTTCGATGATCTTGACGTCGCCCGTGCTGAACTGGAGGCGCTTGGCGAGCAGGCGGCCGGTCAGAAGAAGGAACGGGCACGAAGGGAAAGCGGGACAGCACGGGCGTCGTTGCCCGCGCACCTGACCCGCATTGAGGAAGTGATCCTTCCAGACGAGAAGGAATGTCCCTGCTGTGGAGGCGCGCTGCACTGCATAGACAGCGACATATCGAGCCGGCTTGATGTCATCCCGGTACAATATCGCGTCATCGTCACGTCCCGACCGAGAATGGCGTGCCGCGCCTGCAGCGAGGGCGTGTTCCAGGCGCCCGCGCCTAAGCATGTGGTGCCAGGCGGCCTGCCCACCGAGGCGCTGATCGCCGATGTTCTGGTCAAGAAATATGCCGATCACATGCCCTTCTATCGGCAAGCGCAGGCGCTGCGGCGGCAGGGCATCGAGGTCGACCGGGGAACCATGTGCAACTGGGCGGGTCGAGCTGCGGCCTGGCTTGGTCGCCTGACCAGCCGGATGAAAGTGGATCTGCTGTCGGGCGCGAGGCTGTTCGTCGATGAGACCACCGCCAAGGTCCTGGCGCCTGGCACCGGCAAGGTGAAGACGGGATATCTCTGGGCGATCGCTCGTGATGATGGCGCGCATGGCGGCACCGATCCACCGGCGGTCGCCTACACCTACATGCCGGGTCGCGGGAAAGTCTGGGCGGAAAAGCTGCTCGGGGACTTCACCGGCATCGTCCAATGCGATGGTTATGGTGCCTATAAGCACATAGAGGCGCCGGACCGGAAAGGCGGCCCGGGAACGCTCGCCTTCTGCTGGGCGCATGTCAGGCGTGGCTTCTTTGACGACGCCAAGGGTGGCAACGCTCCGGTCGCCGATGAGGCGCTGCGGCGGATCGCCAGCCTCTATAAGATCGAGGCGCGTATCCGAGGCTCCAGCCCCGAACACAGGTTGGCGGTGCGCCAGGCTGAATCCGCCCCGATCATCGCCGACATGCGGCCCTGGCTTGAGGAAATGCTGCCCAAGCTGCCGCGGAGCTCCAACACGGCTGAGGCTATCGGCTACACCCTCAACCACTGGAAAGGCCTCGTCCGCTTCCTCGAGGATGGACGGATCGAGCTGGACAACAACACCGTTGAGCGGTCAATCAGGCCGCTTACCCTCCAGCGGAAAAATGCCCTGTTCACAGGTCATGATCTGGGGGCTGAAAACTGGGCGACGTTCGCCAGCCTCATCGAAACCTGCAAACTGAGCGGTATCAACCCGCAGGCTTACCTCACCGACGTCCTCGCCCGTATCGTCCTGCGCGGCGACGCAGATCCGATCGATGATCTGCTCCCCTACAACTGGCTAGATAGCCGCACCCCCGTCAGCGCCGTCATCGATCAGGCCGCCTAA
- the tnpB gene encoding IS66 family insertion sequence element accessory protein TnpB (TnpB, as the term is used for proteins encoded by IS66 family insertion elements, is considered an accessory protein, since TnpC, encoded by a neighboring gene, is a DDE family transposase.), with translation MIIPPGPLKVMVATKPVDFRKGAISLAALVEHELGLKPFSGVVFIFRSKRANRIKLLVWDGTGLVLVSKVLQTGGFHWPRAHDGVMRLSASQASALFEGLQWSKMHTPRTQVPVTTR, from the coding sequence ATGATCATTCCGCCAGGGCCGCTCAAGGTGATGGTGGCGACAAAGCCGGTCGACTTCAGAAAAGGCGCGATCAGCCTGGCGGCGCTGGTCGAGCATGAACTCGGACTCAAGCCCTTCTCGGGGGTGGTCTTCATCTTCCGCTCGAAGCGGGCGAACAGGATCAAGCTGCTGGTCTGGGACGGCACCGGCCTGGTGCTTGTGAGCAAGGTCTTGCAGACCGGAGGCTTTCATTGGCCGCGGGCGCACGATGGCGTGATGCGGCTGTCGGCATCGCAGGCGTCGGCCTTGTTCGAAGGGCTGCAATGGTCGAAAATGCACACGCCGCGCACCCAGGTTCCGGTGACGACGCGATAG
- a CDS encoding SDR family NAD(P)-dependent oxidoreductase, which yields MRLAETAGIVNMAGFEGKVALVTGAGRQRGIGRAAACRLAREGAFVVVSARPRDTSSFPPHERATGWRGAQSVVDEIVAAGGQALALPCDVSQPEQVDAMVTQIMNSCGRLDILVNNAGVPSEAGAAPIIGLDERLWHETIDINLTGVFRVSKACAAQMINAGKGGAIVNVSSMAGRKGMPNLGAYCASKFGVIGLTQQMAAELAGHGIRVNAICPGATDTDMVDGTYRRLATAAKMEREAMLAAAVATIPMGRQGKVEEQAAAISFLAGPDASYITGQTLNVDGGACMR from the coding sequence ATGCGTTTGGCTGAAACTGCAGGAATAGTGAATATGGCTGGCTTTGAGGGGAAAGTGGCACTCGTAACGGGCGCTGGAAGGCAACGGGGGATCGGTCGCGCCGCGGCCTGCCGTCTCGCCCGGGAGGGTGCGTTTGTCGTGGTCTCCGCAAGACCTCGTGATACTTCTTCTTTTCCTCCGCATGAGCGTGCGACCGGATGGCGAGGCGCGCAGTCCGTAGTTGATGAAATTGTCGCGGCAGGTGGGCAGGCTCTCGCGCTGCCGTGTGATGTCAGCCAGCCAGAACAAGTGGATGCCATGGTTACGCAGATCATGAATTCTTGCGGCCGCCTCGACATTTTGGTGAACAATGCCGGCGTGCCGAGTGAAGCTGGGGCCGCGCCGATCATCGGATTGGACGAGCGCCTTTGGCATGAGACAATCGATATCAATCTGACTGGCGTCTTCCGCGTGTCAAAGGCATGCGCCGCCCAGATGATCAACGCGGGAAAAGGGGGGGCAATCGTCAACGTCTCGTCGATGGCGGGACGTAAGGGCATGCCCAATTTGGGTGCTTATTGCGCGAGCAAATTCGGTGTCATCGGCTTAACCCAGCAAATGGCTGCCGAACTTGCCGGACATGGCATTCGGGTCAACGCCATTTGCCCAGGCGCAACGGACACCGACATGGTGGATGGTACGTATAGACGACTGGCCACTGCGGCCAAGATGGAGCGAGAGGCGATGCTCGCTGCGGCTGTCGCGACGATTCCAATGGGCAGGCAAGGCAAGGTGGAAGAACAGGCGGCTGCCATTTCCTTCCTCGCGGGGCCAGATGCGTCATATATCACAGGCCAGACTCTTAATGTTGATGGTGGGGCTTGCATGCGATGA
- a CDS encoding aldehyde dehydrogenase family protein, translated as MIDGQLVNGCSTLDVVDPATGLPFEVCARADEAQLEEAIAAARRAYPEWSRRPYSDRRKCIGELAAQLERRKDEFARLLTREQGKPLLEAGYEVAGAVAILRWHAENELPLEIMHDREDGLFVEQRTPLGVVAAIAPWNFPLILIVGKIAAALNVGNTVVAKPAPTTPLTTALLGEIAAEALPPGVLNIIIDANDLGARLTSHPDIAKVSFTGSTATGKRVMESAASSLKRLTLELGGNDAAIILDDVDVKSIAPRILSAAMMNAGQICLAAKRVYAPASLYDELCTELARLADNMVVGNGLDPETNMGPIQNRQQFDRVREIIDDARQNGNVITGGEASTHGGYFITPAVVRDLSDEDRLVAEEQFGPVIPILRYETIDELISRVNDSKFGLGGTVWTGDPLRGIELAKHIRSGVVWVNRHLEMPFDIPVGAAKESGFGVSQGLDGLKEYTQLKIINAAKP; from the coding sequence TTGATCGACGGTCAGCTTGTTAATGGATGTTCGACCCTAGATGTCGTGGACCCGGCCACCGGCCTGCCGTTTGAAGTTTGCGCACGTGCTGATGAAGCACAACTGGAGGAAGCAATAGCCGCAGCCAGGCGCGCATATCCGGAATGGTCACGACGGCCTTATAGCGATCGCCGGAAATGCATTGGCGAGCTGGCAGCGCAGCTAGAGCGGCGGAAGGACGAGTTTGCGCGTCTTCTCACCCGTGAACAGGGCAAGCCATTGCTGGAAGCCGGATATGAGGTCGCAGGCGCCGTCGCCATTCTTCGTTGGCATGCCGAGAACGAGTTACCGCTGGAAATCATGCACGACAGGGAAGACGGCCTTTTCGTTGAGCAGCGCACACCGCTCGGCGTGGTAGCGGCAATCGCCCCCTGGAACTTTCCGCTGATCCTGATCGTCGGCAAGATTGCGGCAGCTTTGAATGTGGGCAACACGGTCGTTGCCAAACCGGCACCAACCACCCCGTTGACGACCGCGCTACTGGGTGAAATTGCCGCCGAGGCGCTACCGCCTGGCGTTCTCAACATCATTATCGACGCTAATGACCTAGGCGCGCGCCTGACGAGCCATCCGGATATAGCCAAGGTCAGTTTCACCGGATCGACGGCTACCGGCAAAAGGGTGATGGAAAGCGCAGCAAGTTCCCTCAAGCGCCTTACCTTGGAACTGGGCGGAAACGATGCCGCCATCATTCTCGATGATGTTGATGTAAAGAGCATCGCACCCAGAATTCTCTCTGCTGCCATGATGAACGCGGGCCAGATTTGCCTCGCGGCCAAGCGCGTCTATGCCCCGGCATCCTTATATGATGAACTGTGCACGGAATTGGCGCGCCTCGCCGACAACATGGTCGTGGGGAACGGGCTTGATCCGGAAACCAACATGGGGCCGATCCAGAACAGGCAACAATTCGATCGCGTCCGCGAAATCATCGATGATGCCCGGCAGAACGGCAATGTCATCACAGGCGGAGAAGCATCGACCCATGGGGGATATTTCATTACGCCCGCCGTGGTGAGAGATTTGTCGGACGAGGATCGTCTGGTGGCGGAGGAGCAGTTCGGTCCGGTCATTCCGATCCTCAGATATGAGACGATCGACGAATTGATCAGCCGCGTAAACGACTCAAAATTCGGGCTTGGTGGGACTGTCTGGACCGGGGATCCCCTAAGGGGCATCGAATTGGCAAAGCATATTCGAAGTGGCGTCGTTTGGGTCAATCGACATCTGGAGATGCCCTTCGATATACCAGTCGGTGCGGCAAAAGAGTCAGGTTTTGGCGTTTCGCAAGGCCTGGACGGGCTGAAGGAATATACACAGCTTAAAATCATCAACGCAGCCAAGCCTTAG
- the tnpA gene encoding IS66-like element accessory protein TnpA has translation MADDVRTFETGFERQEGQRPSRMDVIPAGPMRRRWSAEAKARIIASSFEPGANIAEIARTHGLLPQQLYAWRHDSIPGKRLASKKLGFVPAVIEDAGGPSSADGGGDEIVIRTAAIAIHVPSGASEEHIARVLAAVSRSG, from the coding sequence GTGGCTGATGATGTAAGAACCTTCGAAACAGGTTTCGAAAGGCAGGAGGGTCAGCGGCCCTCGCGTATGGATGTCATTCCAGCAGGGCCGATGCGGCGGCGCTGGTCGGCCGAGGCCAAGGCACGGATCATCGCGTCGAGTTTTGAACCCGGCGCCAACATCGCGGAAATTGCGCGAACGCATGGGCTGCTGCCGCAGCAGCTCTACGCATGGCGGCATGACAGCATTCCGGGCAAGCGCCTGGCGAGCAAGAAGCTGGGCTTTGTTCCGGCGGTGATCGAAGATGCGGGTGGTCCCAGCTCGGCTGATGGTGGAGGCGATGAGATCGTGATCCGCACGGCCGCCATCGCGATCCACGTGCCGTCGGGCGCGAGCGAGGAACATATCGCCCGGGTTCTCGCCGCTGTGAGCCGGTCGGGATGA